Proteins from a genomic interval of Rubinisphaera italica:
- a CDS encoding peroxiredoxin, translating to MSAQIGQPAPEFELQAYNRDKDNTDGQFSTVSLSGLKGKWVCLFFYPLDFTFVCPTEIVAFNEALGEFDDRDCALLTASTDSAYSHKGWCDSHEGLGKLKYPMLADTNHNLSRAYGVLHPEKGIAYRGIFLIDPNGVLRYMAVHDLGVGRNVEEVLRVLDALQTDKLCPCNWKKGDETIN from the coding sequence ATGTCCGCACAAATCGGTCAACCAGCACCAGAATTCGAACTTCAGGCTTACAACCGCGACAAAGACAACACCGACGGTCAATTTTCAACCGTCTCTCTTTCAGGATTGAAGGGGAAATGGGTTTGCCTGTTCTTCTATCCTCTCGATTTCACATTTGTTTGCCCGACCGAAATTGTCGCATTCAACGAAGCATTGGGCGAATTCGATGATCGCGATTGTGCGTTGTTGACCGCCAGCACCGACAGTGCCTACAGCCACAAAGGCTGGTGTGACAGTCACGAAGGCCTCGGCAAATTGAAGTACCCGATGCTGGCCGATACCAATCACAATCTGTCACGAGCTTACGGTGTGCTGCATCCTGAAAAAGGAATTGCTTACCGCGGCATTTTCCTGATCGATCCTAACGGCGTATTACGATACATGGCCGTCCACGATTTGGGTGTTGGTCGAAATGTCGAAGAAGTTCTGCGAGTTCTCGATGCTCTGCAGACTGATAAACTCTGCCCATGCAACTGGAAAAAGGGTGACGAAACGATTAATTAA
- a CDS encoding patatin-like phospholipase family protein has product MSQDITLALGGGGARGLAHLGVIDALTKAGYRIKRIVGVSMGSLVGALIASGKDISEIRRDALHYLLSERFQVHQNTLFGIKGESADGETSGYFAWYMRIQQFLKANSLFRRIITQPGMLPGVLLEDVVINLLEDVNIESLPIPLSIVAVDLLSGHQVVIENGSVRDAVRGSSSLPGIFPPVPFNDLLLCDTGTFCSLPARIAQSYGDAPVIAVEVNTEITPGIRPSTALEVLIRVDEIGENYWRKQVRPHASVVIRPNVAHVPWYDFSAAPRLIELGHHAAIGQMDQIKRIIG; this is encoded by the coding sequence GTGAGTCAAGATATTACATTGGCATTAGGTGGAGGTGGAGCCCGGGGACTGGCTCACCTGGGGGTGATCGATGCGCTAACAAAAGCAGGTTATCGAATCAAACGTATCGTCGGCGTAAGCATGGGCAGCCTTGTTGGAGCACTGATCGCGAGCGGCAAAGATATTTCTGAGATCCGACGCGATGCTTTGCACTATTTGCTTTCCGAGCGTTTCCAGGTTCATCAGAATACTCTTTTTGGAATTAAAGGTGAGTCTGCTGATGGAGAAACGAGCGGATATTTTGCCTGGTACATGCGAATCCAGCAGTTTTTAAAGGCGAACAGCTTGTTTCGACGCATCATTACACAACCGGGCATGCTGCCGGGGGTTTTACTGGAAGATGTCGTCATAAATTTACTGGAAGACGTCAACATCGAGTCACTACCGATTCCGCTTTCGATTGTCGCGGTCGATTTACTCAGTGGACATCAGGTGGTGATCGAGAATGGTTCGGTACGCGATGCCGTCCGCGGATCGTCTTCATTGCCGGGAATCTTTCCGCCGGTCCCTTTTAACGACTTATTATTGTGCGACACCGGTACATTCTGCTCGCTACCTGCTCGAATCGCTCAATCCTATGGCGATGCACCCGTTATAGCCGTCGAGGTGAATACGGAAATCACTCCCGGCATTCGTCCCTCAACGGCTTTGGAAGTATTGATTCGCGTCGATGAAATTGGCGAGAATTACTGGCGAAAACAAGTCCGGCCGCACGCGTCGGTTGTCATCCGTCCGAATGTTGCCCATGTCCCCTGGTACGATTTTTCAGCTGCTCCGCGATTAATTGAACTTGGCCATCATGCCGCCATCGGGCAAATGGACCAGATTAAGCGAATCATTGGATGA